In Candidatus Sedimenticola sp. (ex Thyasira tokunagai), the following proteins share a genomic window:
- a CDS encoding IS110 family transposase: protein MEIRRVGVDLAKNVFQLHGTDRKGKTLWKRQLSREKWLRVLFDQVEPGAEIGMEACAGAHHWARLLRDASYQVKIIPPQFVKPFVKSNKNDANDAQAICEAMARPNMHPVGIKTVEQQDIQAIHRVREEIKTHRTAKANQIRGLVAEYGLVAPTRLSSLRAAIPMWLEDASNGLTMLFRELLQGLWMDLCSLDKRMTELDKQIAVIAQENPTARRLQQLRGIGPLIATALVSTVGDGTQYRKGRDMAAAIGLTPRQHSSGGKDRLLGISKRGDAYLRYLLVHGARSAMRTAKDKDDRLSRWITNLQERRHTNVAAVAMANKLARIAWVIMSKGVDYDPDFTPAT, encoded by the coding sequence ATGGAGATTAGACGAGTTGGTGTTGATCTGGCAAAAAACGTATTCCAACTGCATGGGACGGACCGAAAGGGGAAAACTCTATGGAAGCGTCAGCTATCACGGGAGAAGTGGTTGAGGGTTTTGTTCGACCAGGTCGAGCCAGGGGCTGAGATCGGTATGGAGGCCTGTGCTGGCGCACACCACTGGGCCAGACTACTGCGTGATGCCAGCTACCAAGTCAAGATCATACCCCCTCAGTTTGTAAAGCCCTTTGTTAAGAGCAACAAGAACGATGCCAATGATGCGCAAGCGATCTGTGAAGCCATGGCGCGTCCCAATATGCATCCAGTTGGTATCAAAACAGTTGAACAGCAAGACATTCAGGCCATACATCGTGTCCGCGAAGAGATTAAGACCCACCGTACAGCCAAGGCCAACCAGATAAGAGGATTGGTCGCAGAATACGGTCTAGTTGCACCAACACGGCTGTCATCGTTGCGAGCAGCCATCCCCATGTGGCTGGAGGATGCCTCTAATGGTCTAACGATGCTTTTTAGAGAGTTGTTGCAAGGGTTATGGATGGATCTGTGTTCACTGGATAAGCGCATGACAGAGCTTGATAAGCAGATAGCCGTCATTGCGCAGGAGAACCCAACAGCCAGACGCTTGCAGCAATTACGCGGCATTGGCCCTTTGATAGCGACGGCATTAGTCAGCACGGTTGGTGATGGCACGCAATATCGTAAAGGAAGAGACATGGCTGCTGCTATTGGTTTAACGCCAAGACAGCATAGTTCAGGAGGCAAAGATAGGCTTCTTGGAATCAGTAAGCGAGGTGATGCCTATCTGCGATATTTACTCGTGCACGGTGCACGCTCTGCAATGCGTACAGCAAAAGATAAGGATGACCGACTCAGTCGCTGGATTACAAATCTACAAGAGAGGCGACATACCAACGTGGCTGCAGTCGCTATGGCTAACAAGTTGGCAAGAATAGCTTGGGTGATAATGAGCAAAGGTGTTGATTATGATCCGGATTTTACACCGGCAACTTAA